The sequence AGCCGATCATTCCCGAGATCATGCCCATCACGTCCCTGCGGTCGGTGCAGCGTGTGATGGAGCTGTCGGGGTCCCGGCTTCCGGTCGCCCTGGAACGCCGGTTGAGCCGGGCGGCTGGTGACGGCCCCGAGGAGAATCGGGCCGCTGTCCGTGAGATCGGCATCGATGTGGCCACCGAGATGGCCGAGCGGCTCATCGCGGAGGGTGCGCCCGGCCTGCACTTCATCACGTTGAACTTCGCCCGGGCGACCAGTGAGGTGCTGGCGAGGCTGGGGGACAAGGTCGGTTCGCGAACCGACCCTCGGCCGGTCACTCCGGCCCGCGTCAGCTGAGGGCCCTCCCCTTCCAGCTGGTTCGTTCACGGTGGTGGGCAAGGTGTGACGACATGATCAGTGCTGCTGTCGCCGCGACCGAGAGCGGGTGCGTCACCGCCCCGGCCACGTCCGTGGCGGTCGGCGACGCACCACGCTCGAGTGTTCGTGCGCACAGTCTCGAGGTCACGGCAGCGAGATACCCCACTGCACCCCACCGGCGCACCAGCCCACGGCCCAGCGCGAGCGCCACCGGCGGCACCAGATAGGCCAGACCGCCCGCGCCGACGGCTACCACCGCCCCCGGCGTCGAGCTGAAGGCCGTCCACAGCCAGCGGTCGTATCCACTGCGCAGCGCAGTGGCGTTCTCGTACATCCGGCAGGTCGCGGCGCCGCCTGCGACGACAACGTGGGTGGAAACTCCGCGGCTCCGCAGCAGTCGGGCAATGTCGAGATCTTCGGTGAGACTGTTCACCACCGCGCCGTGCCCACCCGCCTGGCGGTACGCCGCGTTGTCGAAGACCATGAACTGTCCACAGGCGACGGCCATGGACGGGCGCAGCGAACGATTGCCGAGTCGCACGGGTAGTGAGGCCGCCCACGACCAGGCCAGAAGCGGCTGGACGGCGAATTCGGCGATCGACACGGACTCCTGGAACGGCCAGGGGCAGATCAACCCGGCCCCGCTCTGGCGAAGCGCGGAACACGCCGCGGCCAGCGCGCCCGGCTGCAACCGCACGTCGGCATCGAGGAACACCAGCAGTCCGTCGCGGCGGGGATGGAGGGCTTGGGCGCGCTCGTAGGCGCGGTGGCAGGCGGCGGGCTTCCCCACCCACCCGGGAAGCGGCTCCTCGGTGCTCCTGACGACGGTGAACCGCGAGTCGCCGGCGCACGCAGCCTCGGCTGCCGCGGCCGTGTCATCGGTCGAGGCGTCATCGAACACGAGCACTCGGAGATCGTGAATGCCGCGCTGACCGGCCAGATCCTCGATGAGGGCGGGCAGTCGCCGGACCTCGTTGCGGGCAGGAATGCAGACCGTGACCGGTTCGGTGACGGTGCGGCGCGGCACCCGCAGACGTGGGGCGCTCCGCAGATTGACGGCGGCGACGGCCATACCGGCCATGGAAAGCAGCGAACCAGTGCGGACCAGCTGCACGATCGGCGTGGGCGTCACACCGTCGACGAGTCCTTCCGGCGTCCACTGCCCACGGCCGGCTCCCTGTTGCGGGCCAGCCATGCCAAAGCCCCTACGATCACGGCCACGCCGAGCGTCACCCCGGCCATGATCCCCGCCCAGCCCGCGAAGCTCCGGGTGCTCGGGTCGGAGTAGCGCACCTCGGCGCGGATCGTCGACGTGTCACCCGCAGGCAGCTTCCACGACACGATGGAGTCGCCCTCCCGCGTGCCGTTGGTCGTGGCCACCCGGGCCGGGAAGGCGATAGTGAACTGCACATCGGTGCCCTGGGCGGGAACCGAGCTGAGGTCGGCTTTGCCTTCCAGGGTCACGAGGTCACCGGTCCGGCGCAGCGAAATCTGGAAGCTGCCGGTGGCCTGTTCGGACATCGAGCCGAGTTGCTGTACGTCACCGAATGTGAGATCGCTGAAGAACGCCTGGGTGCCGACGTACCCGTCCTTCTTGTACTCCTGTACGCGAATCTTGCCCGCCAACGCATCGGGCGGGGTGAGCTGCGGACCCTTGTCCTGATCGTCTGCGGGTACGGCCGCAGCCACGATCTGACCGGAGACCCGGTCGTCGGCGGACACTCCCATCGACACCTGGACGCGCAGGCAGCCGGCGAGCAACGGGACGATCAGGAGTACCAGGGCCGTCAGGGAGAGGGCCCGGCTCCGCGCGCGGGTGATGTTCGGGGCAGGGAGTGAGGGCGGCTGCACAGTCGTATCGTGCCAGGGGAGTGAACCGGTGTCAGGCGCGAGGGGGCGTGTCGGGGATCTCGGGTCGCCGGACCCGCGACCGCACGAGGACGATCAGCAGGGGAATCCCGAGAACTCCCATCGTGATCCACCCGTAGATCGCGGAGAATCGGAGTCCGGGTCCGTCGAGAAACACCGAGTGGGCCAGCGCCGAACCCAGCCAGGTCCACAGGAACAAGGCGATGGGGACACCGTCCCTGTGCGGCGGCGTTCCGTGCGGTGCGGCGGCATCGGACGTGCGGTGATCGAACCATTCCATCGCCGCAGCCATGGCGGCAGCCACCACACACCATCCGACGTAGTTGGTCAGCGGGATGTGCTCGATACCGGGAAGACCCGCATCGGTGACGCACCATGTCCACTGTCCATCTGCGACCATCTGGGGGTCGAGATAGAGATCCCATCCCACGACGCCGACCGTGGTGAGGACCATCCGAATCAGGTGCCGATATCTGCCCCCGGCCAGTAGGGAGGCGACGCACCACACCGGATAGAAGCCCGCTGTCCAGGCGAACGGCACCACGAGGGGGACACCGGCGAGTGCGGGGCCGAGTCGGTCGACGCTGTAGTCGTAGCAGCCGTAGGGCACGCCGGTTGACGTCCCGACGACCTCCGAGAGTAGGCCGAAACCCGCTGTCGCCAGAACCAGAGCGGCGGTCCAGCGCGAACCGCGCGTGAGGGCGGCATGGGTGATGCTCGCCGCGGCGAGCAGGAGCACGACGCAGACCGTCACCGCGTCACGGAGGTCACCGCGCACCAGAGGGTAGACAATCTGCGCCGCGATCGCTGCTGCGGCCGTCAGGGCGGGGATGCGCGCGGTCACGTCCCCGGCCACAGGCGGCGCAGTCGCGCGGTTCTGGAGGCGCGGCGTGCGTCGTGGAGCGCAACGTGTGCGGCGCTGCGCCCGCTGGCACCGGACACCCCGCCG comes from Rhodococcus oxybenzonivorans and encodes:
- a CDS encoding carotenoid biosynthesis protein, which translates into the protein MTARIPALTAAAAIAAQIVYPLVRGDLRDAVTVCVVLLLAAASITHAALTRGSRWTAALVLATAGFGLLSEVVGTSTGVPYGCYDYSVDRLGPALAGVPLVVPFAWTAGFYPVWCVASLLAGGRYRHLIRMVLTTVGVVGWDLYLDPQMVADGQWTWCVTDAGLPGIEHIPLTNYVGWCVVAAAMAAAMEWFDHRTSDAAAPHGTPPHRDGVPIALFLWTWLGSALAHSVFLDGPGLRFSAIYGWITMGVLGIPLLIVLVRSRVRRPEIPDTPPRA
- a CDS encoding glycosyltransferase, which codes for MTPTPIVQLVRTGSLLSMAGMAVAAVNLRSAPRLRVPRRTVTEPVTVCIPARNEVRRLPALIEDLAGQRGIHDLRVLVFDDASTDDTAAAAEAACAGDSRFTVVRSTEEPLPGWVGKPAACHRAYERAQALHPRRDGLLVFLDADVRLQPGALAAACSALRQSGAGLICPWPFQESVSIAEFAVQPLLAWSWAASLPVRLGNRSLRPSMAVACGQFMVFDNAAYRQAGGHGAVVNSLTEDLDIARLLRSRGVSTHVVVAGGAATCRMYENATALRSGYDRWLWTAFSSTPGAVVAVGAGGLAYLVPPVALALGRGLVRRWGAVGYLAAVTSRLCARTLERGASPTATDVAGAVTHPLSVAATAALIMSSHLAHHRERTSWKGRALS
- a CDS encoding LppM family (lipo)protein, producing MQPPSLPAPNITRARSRALSLTALVLLIVPLLAGCLRVQVSMGVSADDRVSGQIVAAAVPADDQDKGPQLTPPDALAGKIRVQEYKKDGYVGTQAFFSDLTFGDVQQLGSMSEQATGSFQISLRRTGDLVTLEGKADLSSVPAQGTDVQFTIAFPARVATTNGTREGDSIVSWKLPAGDTSTIRAEVRYSDPSTRSFAGWAGIMAGVTLGVAVIVGALAWLARNREPAVGSGRRKDSSTV